Within the Musa acuminata AAA Group cultivar baxijiao chromosome BXJ2-9, Cavendish_Baxijiao_AAA, whole genome shotgun sequence genome, the region cTTATCAAATGATTGGTAAAACCTATGATGAATTATTGACATTTAAGTGGATTAGTAACCTCTAAGACTAGAAACAATGATCTAAGGCCAAGAAGACCGTAGACCGTTTGACCTGCCTAGTAGCGCAGAAGGCGATCATAATTTTCTTTCAGTGCTACCATCTGTTCTTCCTCCATGGACGACGATGACGACGAGCACCGAGGTTTGGAAGACTCGGAAGTCATGGCTGGTGCTCGTTGATAGATGGTGATGGCCAGCTGCCATCATgagacgatatatatatatatatatatatatatatatatatatatatatatatatatatatatatatatatatatatatatatatatatatatatatatatatatatatatccaagatGTATTGGAAAGTTACAAGGAGTTCAACTTTTAGTCCACAACTAGTGCGCCGCTTCTAGAGGATGAGATGTTCCTCCCACTTCCGCCTGGTGAAGAAAATATCCCTAGTGTTGGAGGAATCCGAAGGGAGTGTTGGGTGGATTGTGGTTTGGAACTTAGGAAGGAGGCAATGGTGGTTTGTTTAAGGTCAACCAGTGGGGTCTAAGTTTTATGGCAGATTGGACGTCTTGACCTGTTGCATTCCAAGTGCTGGACTTGGACCCAGTAAAAGTGATGGAAGGGATGTTTCCTGGTTCCTCTACAGTGGTCGAGAATTCTTGACGCACttcatttttcttcctcttcttcttctccgagGAACCTGTGCATTTCCTCTAGAAAACACTCTCCTTGTAATGAGCAAGTCTAAAGGCAAAATGGAAGGAAAGCAATGCCACCATAAAGTTTCAGTGATGCTTTGAATTACTTCTTAAAATTGGTTTTATTAAATATCTTAGTGGTGATTTTTTTTATCGATTGATTTATAAGAAGAAAGATTGTCGAATTATTTCTTCCTTTCCAACAAAAACAAGAAATAATCATTATAACAGCCAAAACGTAGTTTTCTTCGATTAACAAAACTCATCGATACTGTTTCGGAAGCAACACACCCTTGTCATTAATGGAGGAACAATCCATAGTACGACACATCCGTACCTGACAACCGCCTGGGTTTAAACGCTGGAACTGCTTTATGGACCTTCATCCCTTTCACTTTGAGTTGGAACGAGTCAAGTCCATAAAGCGGTAAATGAACAATGACTGCTCTTTCTGACTGGCTTTGTGTTTGTGTTTGAGTGCGGGGGTTCCCAATCGGAATTGGTGTCTTTCCATCCATTTCCTCGGACTTCACTGTGGCTTTTGGAGGTGCCTATATAAGCACTTTATGAACCTTCCGTTCCTCCTCAAGCGACACAAATCAGGCACCAGGTGAGGAATACTGTGTACTGGCTAAATGGACAGAAAAGGATCGGAGCTTGATCTACGAGGTTTCAGGTTTCATCCGACCGAGATGGAGCTGTTGGATTTCTACCTCAGAAGTGCAGTGCAAGGGAAACGCTTCAATCGATAAGAGATCCCCGGTAAAGTATTATAGCAATTTTGGATTATAATATGTAGAATAAAAGAATATGATATTTGATATGAATGGTGAATTTGGTTGACCaatcatcataaaattattttaaataaaaaatataatcataattcaTCGGAAAAAATATTGGTAACGTTTGAATTAGTACAATTCGATTCTAAGCCACTTCACGAGAAGTCTGTTACCACATGTATGCTTCTCAATTAATTGAAATGAAAATTAAGATCGGGTGAAGTTTTTGATGTGATTCTTTTGATcctcaaataaatatttttttaatgataattaaaaaaaatcttaagatccACTACTAATACTGCATGTCGGAAGAGTAAGATAACTTGGGACTCCCAAAGTTTTTCATACCGAAACAGGCCATCATTGACGTTCCCAAAAATAGGCGTCTTGGGAACCCGTCTTTCTTTATATGGTCAGGAAGACCAGAACCGACGGCTCAAACCacatcaattatttatttcatgaatatatAGGATATATCGACACCGTCAACGCATTCCTTCGGCCTTTGTATTTGGTCTTTTGTCTTTTTGTATTTCATGAATATGTATGTGGCCGATCGTGATGTACCACACGGCTGACATACGCACCATCGACGTGTCACAAAATCGATGCTCCGAGACACGTGCTCGGTGGGCCACAATCTTCGCAACTACGCCAACCTCGTTCCTCCGGCTTAGGTCAATGACGCCGCCACATCATCGAGTTGTAAACCGAGTGGTCGCTTTGCGGTTCCACGCTACTGTCATTCGTGTGTGCGTCAGCGCTGACATCACGCGCATGTTGACGGCAGTCCTCGAAAGAGATAAGACGGAAGAGGAGTGCGGAGAGCGCCGGCTCATGGCGAACCTGCAGCGGCGGGTCCACGTCCTGGCTGTCCCGTTCCCGGCGTCGGGACACATGCTGCCCCTCCTCGACCTCGCCCACCTCCTTTCCGCTCGCTACGGCTTCGCCGTCACTTTCGTCGTCACCCCAAAGAACCTTCCCCACCTCTCCCCGCTCCTCGCTCGCTGCCCCGCCGTCGCCCCCCTCGTTCTCCCCTTCCCCGACAACACCAACCTTCCCCCCGGGGTGGAGAACGCTGGGCCGCTTTACGACGTCCGCCTCCTGATGCGCGAGCTGAGCGGCCTCCACGACCCGCTCCTCCGCTGGGCCCGCTCCTGGACTGATCCCCCCACCGCGGTCCTCTCTGACTTCTTCTGCGGCTGGACGAACGGCCTCGCGACCGAGCTGGGAATCCCCCACCTCGTCTTCAGCCCCTCCGGCGCGCTCTGCCTCGCCCTTGTCCACTCGCTGTGGCGCCGGATGCCAAACATATCGGATCCTGACGACCCCGACGAGCTCGTCCCCTTCCCCTCCCTCCCAAGATCCCCCCTTTACCCCTGGCACCACCTCTCGGGCATCTACCGGAGGTACGAGGAGGGCGACCCCTTGTCGGAGTTCATAAAGGCGTCATTTCTGGCCAACATCGGCAGCTGGGGTTTCGTATTCAACACCTTCGCCGAGATCGAGAAGCCATATCTGGAACACCTGCGGGACgacctcggccacgcgcgcgtcTGGGGCGTGGGGCCCCTGGCGCCTCCCGGAGGCGGCGGTGAGCGTGGCGGGCCGAGCTTGGTCGGTGCCGAGGAGGTGGCCGCTTGGCTTGGCAACTGCGCGGAGGGCTCGGTGGTGTACGTGGCCTTCGGAAGCCTCGCAGAGCTGTCGCCCGCGCAGGCGGCGGCGCTCGCGGCGGGGCTGGAGCAAAGCGGCGCGCGGTTCGTGTGGGCGACCAGGGGCGTGGTGCCGCTGCCGGAGGGGTTCGAGGAGCGGGTGGCGGGGCGAGGGCTAGTGATCCAGGGGTGGGCGCCGCAGGTGGCGATACTGAACCACCCGGCGGTGGGATCATTCGTGACccactgcgggtggaactcggtGCTGGAGGCGGTGACTGCGGGGGTGGCGTTGCTGACGTGGCCGATGGGGGCGGACCAGTTCTCGAACGCCAGGCTGCTGGAGGAGGAGGTCGGGACGGGGGTGAAAGCATGCAAGGGCGGCGACTCGGTGCCGGACCCAGACGAGCTGGCGCGCGTCGTGGCCGAGTCGGTAGGCGAGGAGGGGAGGGCGCGGAGGGAGAAGGCGCGGGAGCTGGCGAGGAGGgctgcggcggcggtggaggtggGCGGGAGCTCTTACATGGACTTGTCGGAGGTGGCGGCGGAGTTGTCGGAGGTGGCAGCCGCCAAGCAAATAAAACATAGCCGATGAGCTTATTGTCAAATTTTCCCTTAAAAACAGCATATTTGCCATTCTAAATTGAAATAGTTATTTCTGCCGATTCTGTTGATTTCAACATTAGTCATCATTAAATATAAAGCTTCAGGTATAAAGTTTTTGAAACAATTAAACGTTTAAGAATATCTTAGTCTCAGTGGAAAAAAATATTCTCgtaaaatatcttatttttcctGCATTATTTCGCACTGCATTTGTCAGCCTCGTAGACCAACTCAAAGAGAAGTTAGCAAAGAAGCTTGAAGACAAAGAGCCAGGTTTCGAATTGTATCAGCTCAGCCACATCTAAGAATTAATACGGGAAGAATGCCTCAC harbors:
- the LOC135623063 gene encoding UDP-glycosyltransferase 89B2-like; this encodes MLPLLDLAHLLSARYGFAVTFVVTPKNLPHLSPLLARCPAVAPLVLPFPDNTNLPPGVENAGPLYDVRLLMRELSGLHDPLLRWARSWTDPPTAVLSDFFCGWTNGLATELGIPHLVFSPSGALCLALVHSLWRRMPNISDPDDPDELVPFPSLPRSPLYPWHHLSGIYRRYEEGDPLSEFIKASFLANIGSWGFVFNTFAEIEKPYLEHLRDDLGHARVWGVGPLAPPGGGGERGGPSLVGAEEVAAWLGNCAEGSVVYVAFGSLAELSPAQAAALAAGLEQSGARFVWATRGVVPLPEGFEERVAGRGLVIQGWAPQVAILNHPAVGSFVTHCGWNSVLEAVTAGVALLTWPMGADQFSNARLLEEEVGTGVKACKGGDSVPDPDELARVVAESVGEEGRARREKARELARRAAAAVEVGGSSYMDLSEVAAELSEVAAAKQIKHSR